In the Ensifer adhaerens genome, one interval contains:
- a CDS encoding ABC transporter substrate-binding protein, whose product MSSLTRRAFSLAVVIAAVTAASFAKAGDGPRTIEHRLGTTELGGKPHRVVALEFSFVQALDALGVVPVGIADDNQPKRIEQLLGKTIEYASVGTRLEPNLELISSLAPDLIIADEIRHSAIYQQLGSIAPTIVLNSWEGDYETIKTSVVTIADALGDRARGEQTIADHESRIATLVARIPKGEQRRILLAVATPDSMSLHTSASFTGSVFKAMGLTPAIDSSDAVESGAGLERLVSVAPDILLVATDPGGTVLDQWQDNAVWNAIPAVKNKMVFEVDRNQFARFRGLKTAEMIAGEILAKVYDAN is encoded by the coding sequence ATGAGCAGCCTGACCCGCCGCGCCTTCAGCCTCGCCGTCGTGATTGCGGCCGTCACCGCGGCCTCCTTTGCCAAGGCCGGGGACGGACCACGTACCATCGAGCATCGGCTCGGCACCACGGAGCTTGGCGGCAAGCCGCATAGGGTCGTCGCGCTGGAGTTCTCCTTCGTCCAGGCACTCGATGCGCTTGGTGTCGTGCCGGTCGGCATTGCCGACGACAACCAGCCGAAGCGCATCGAGCAACTGCTTGGCAAGACGATCGAATACGCCTCCGTCGGAACTCGCCTGGAGCCCAATCTCGAACTGATCAGCAGCCTTGCGCCGGACCTGATCATCGCCGACGAAATCCGGCATTCGGCCATCTACCAGCAGCTTGGTTCCATCGCCCCGACCATCGTGCTCAACAGCTGGGAAGGGGACTATGAAACCATCAAGACCTCAGTCGTCACCATCGCCGATGCTCTTGGAGACCGGGCGCGGGGCGAACAGACGATCGCCGATCACGAGTCGCGCATTGCCACCCTCGTTGCCCGCATTCCCAAAGGTGAACAGCGGCGGATACTGCTCGCGGTCGCCACGCCGGATTCCATGAGCCTGCACACGTCCGCTTCGTTCACAGGCTCTGTCTTCAAAGCAATGGGGCTGACGCCCGCGATCGATTCGAGCGATGCCGTTGAAAGCGGCGCGGGCCTGGAGCGACTTGTCTCGGTCGCTCCAGATATTCTGCTGGTCGCCACCGATCCGGGCGGTACCGTCCTCGACCAGTGGCAGGACAATGCCGTGTGGAATGCCATCCCCGCCGTCAAAAACAAGATGGTGTTCGAGGTCGATCGCAATC
- a CDS encoding TonB-dependent receptor family protein, whose amino-acid sequence MFRNRHFVRSALLASAALIPAHGFAQDAGTGGATRLEAITVTGNWLEEPNKEKMLKHPGARTIVDKEEFEERGAMDVRDALNQIPGVQVQESNGTGGSDVSLNLGVRGLTSRLSPRSTVLMDGIPLSYAPYGQPQLSLFPLTLGNVEAIDVVRGAGSVRYGPQNVGGIINFVTHPIPDEFTARISSGAEANGGVKATPSLFVGGTNDDGLGAALLYSGIHGEGYRDDNDRTDIDDLILKGKYELTDTDTIGLQYHHYSGEGRMPGGLTTAEYAEDPFQSTRRYDEFSGRRNDISLRYQHDDGENNFEVLGYYVNSFRGSHVEQQGTGSNAGRYRLTSAPRDYEYFGIEPRYSRLFELGDTTHEVTVGYRYLWEESSEVAARTGFYTRASGINPYDLPMNTYQTSEGGTTAHAVYIDDKIGIGNWTITPGIRYEMISTDNTVTDLAGGVVTGKRSPEINASELLPTLSVAYQVNDVWSVFANAGVSFGPQQYSHLASTTDGLHPEKAKTYEIGTHYEGDALSGELTAFFIDFDQELYLSRNIVGEGLWTDLGATKHQGIEAAARYDLGSLSNTLDGLSLYANYTYTEATYEAGPFAGRDLPFYSRHFGTIGASYRYEDWLFNADLSAQSKQRSPGNAVEGATYVEEEDATGRLGDIPGYGTVNLRLAYQPEGKENAPKLAFGVKNLLDKEYFTRSTDNNGGKFVGQPRTFFVNASIAF is encoded by the coding sequence ATGTTTCGCAATCGCCACTTTGTCAGGTCAGCGCTGCTGGCTTCCGCTGCACTCATTCCGGCACACGGGTTTGCCCAAGACGCAGGCACGGGCGGGGCAACACGCCTTGAGGCCATCACCGTCACGGGCAACTGGCTGGAGGAGCCGAACAAGGAAAAGATGCTGAAGCATCCCGGGGCCCGCACGATCGTCGACAAAGAAGAGTTCGAGGAGCGGGGCGCGATGGATGTTCGCGACGCGCTCAACCAGATTCCGGGCGTGCAAGTGCAGGAAAGCAATGGTACAGGCGGCAGCGACGTTTCGCTGAACCTTGGCGTGCGTGGCCTTACCTCCAGGCTTTCGCCGCGCTCCACGGTGCTGATGGACGGTATCCCTCTGTCCTATGCGCCTTACGGCCAGCCGCAATTGTCGTTGTTCCCCCTCACGCTCGGCAACGTCGAAGCGATCGACGTCGTGCGTGGCGCAGGCTCTGTGCGCTACGGCCCGCAGAATGTCGGCGGCATCATCAATTTCGTCACGCATCCGATCCCGGATGAGTTCACCGCCCGGATTTCCTCCGGTGCCGAGGCCAATGGCGGCGTGAAGGCGACTCCCAGCCTGTTCGTCGGCGGCACCAACGACGACGGGCTAGGTGCAGCACTACTTTACTCCGGCATTCACGGCGAAGGCTATCGCGACGACAACGACCGAACCGACATCGACGACCTGATCCTCAAGGGGAAGTATGAGCTCACGGACACCGACACCATTGGCCTGCAGTACCACCACTATAGCGGCGAGGGCCGCATGCCCGGCGGCCTTACGACTGCGGAGTATGCCGAGGACCCCTTCCAGTCGACGCGTCGCTATGACGAGTTCAGTGGACGCCGCAACGACATCTCGCTGCGCTATCAGCATGACGACGGGGAGAACAATTTCGAAGTGCTCGGCTACTATGTGAACTCCTTCCGCGGAAGCCACGTCGAACAGCAGGGCACTGGCAGCAATGCAGGCCGATACCGCCTGACGTCCGCTCCGCGCGATTACGAGTATTTCGGCATCGAGCCACGCTACTCGCGCCTTTTCGAGCTCGGAGACACCACGCACGAAGTAACGGTCGGCTATCGCTACCTCTGGGAGGAGAGTTCCGAAGTCGCTGCGCGGACAGGCTTCTACACGCGCGCTTCCGGTATCAATCCATACGATCTGCCGATGAACACCTACCAGACGAGCGAGGGCGGCACGACGGCGCATGCCGTTTACATCGATGACAAGATCGGCATCGGAAACTGGACCATCACGCCCGGCATCCGCTACGAGATGATCAGCACAGACAATACGGTCACGGATCTTGCCGGCGGCGTGGTGACAGGCAAACGATCACCTGAAATCAATGCTAGCGAGCTTCTCCCCACACTCTCTGTTGCCTATCAGGTCAATGACGTGTGGAGCGTCTTTGCCAATGCCGGGGTTTCCTTCGGGCCGCAGCAATACAGCCACCTGGCGTCGACCACGGACGGCCTGCATCCGGAAAAGGCAAAGACCTACGAAATAGGCACCCACTACGAAGGCGATGCCCTGAGTGGCGAGTTGACCGCCTTCTTCATCGATTTCGACCAGGAACTCTATCTGAGCCGCAACATCGTCGGCGAGGGGCTATGGACCGATCTCGGCGCCACCAAGCACCAGGGCATCGAAGCGGCGGCCCGTTATGATCTGGGCAGCCTCAGCAACACGCTCGACGGCCTGTCGCTCTACGCGAACTACACCTATACCGAGGCCACCTACGAAGCCGGGCCCTTCGCAGGCCGCGACCTTCCTTTCTATTCCCGTCATTTCGGCACGATCGGTGCGAGCTACCGCTACGAGGACTGGCTGTTCAACGCCGATCTGTCGGCCCAGTCGAAGCAGCGGTCGCCTGGCAATGCCGTCGAGGGTGCGACCTACGTGGAGGAAGAGGATGCGACCGGGCGTCTCGGCGACATCCCGGGATACGGAACGGTGAACCTCCGACTGGCCTACCAGCCAGAAGGCAAAGAAAACGCTCCCAAACTTGCCTTCGGAGTCAAAAACCTTCTCGACAAGGAATACTTTACGCGCTCAACAGACAACAACGGCGGCAAGTTTGTCGGACAGCCGCGGACCTTCTTCGTCAATGCGTCGATCGCGTTCTGA